The Pseudomonas sp. HOU2 DNA window GCGCTGAATGTGGATTATCGGCATATCGATGATGTGTGAAGTCTGAACAGGCCTCCTCGCGAGCGGGCTCGCTCCCACAAGGAATGTGAACGCTGCTTTACCTGTGGGAGCGAGCTTGCTCGCGAAGAGGCCACCTCGGTTCAAACGGATATCATCAAAACTTGCAGCGCTGCTCTATGCTCCACCCCAGCCCAATCACAAGGAGTGAATCATGCGGGTACTGGTCGCCAATCCTCAGGACGATTTTCGCGTCAAAGCCTACGCCGGCACCAACGGCGTATTACTCGCCATGGACCTGGCCGAACCCCGCCGCAAAGGCTTGCTCGGGTTTGCCATCGAAAAGCAGCAGGGCGACAAACCGTGGTTGTTCCTGTTCAACAGCCTGACATTTCCCGGCAAGTCGCACACCTTCCCCCAGTATCACGCCACACCCAGCGATAAAGCGCCGCTGCAGAAATTCCGCTGGGCCGATTACGCGGTCAATCCGGGCACGACGATGCACTATCGCGTGCATCTGGCCTACGGCACGGCGGATGCGCCGCAACTGGGCGAATCACTGGAGCTGAGCATCACCAGTGACGACGGCCACCCAGCCAACCAGAGCGTGATCTTCAACCGTGCCGTGGCCGCTAGTCAGGCCTTCCAGCGCAAGTTTCCCGACCTCGACGCGCAGATCAGCGCCAACAAGAACATGCCCATCGAAGCCTGGCCCGACGCGGCACGACTGTGGCTGGAGAACGGACTGCTGGAGCGATTGCTCGGGTACATCGAGCGTGCCGTGGACGCCAATTGGGCGCTGGATATCGCGATTTACGAGTATCAGTTGCAGGCGATCATCGATGCCGTGAACGCGGCGTTCGCCCGAGGGGTACAGGTGCGGGTGCTGTATCACGCCCAGCCTGAGGACCCGGATACAACCCTCAACGAAGCGAACCTTGCCCAATTGCCGGCGGCAAACAAGCGGGGCCGGGTCACTCACAATATTTTTCACGACAAATTCATCGTCCTCAGCCGAGTCGATGGCGCCGGTCAGCGGCAACCGCAGGCCGTGCTGTGCGGCAGCACTAATTTCACCGCCAATGGTGTTTATCGCCAGGCCAATGTGGTGCATACGCTCGACGACGTGATGATTGCCGCGCGGTATTTGCAAGTGTTCGATGAGGTCTGGGCCAACCCCGCCGACGTCGCTGCGACGCGCAGCTGGATCACCGAGCACAACCCGATGGACCCGACACAGGCGCTGTTCGCCGGGTTCTCGCCACGCAGCGGTGGTGGTGATTTGCGTGAGTTTGTCGAGATCATCGAGGCGGCCAGGAAGGACGTGCTGTTCGTCACCGCGTTCACCTTGCCGGACGCGATCCTCAACGCGCTGCTCGGCAAGCCCCATGACGACATTCTGCGTTACGGTCTGCAGAACACCGCCAGCCGCATCACCGGATTTCACGCCGATCGCACCGCCGAGTTCGCCGCCACAGCTTTGCTCAACACTGGGCTGGAAGGCTGGCTGAAAGAAAACATGAAAGGCCAGAAGGGCAACCTGCTGGTGCACACCAAAGCGGTGGTCACCGACTTCACCACCGATACACCGACCATCATCAGCGGCAGCCACAACCTCAGCACCTCGGCCAGTAACGGCAATGACGAAAATTACCTGATCATTCGAGGCGATACCGACCTGGCGGACCGCTATGGCCTGGAATTGCTGCGGTTTTATGAGCATTACCGCTTTCGCTATTTCGCGAAAAAACTCGAGTTGAAGCAGGTGAGTCCCTTGGCGGTGGATGACAGCTGGACCCACGATTATTACGTCGAGGGGGATTTGCGCCAGCTGTCGCGGTTGCGCTTTGCCGGACGATGACAGCCAACCGTAGGAGCTGCCGCAGGCTGCGATCTTTTGACTTTGTTTTTTTAAGGTCAAGATCAAAAGATCGCAGCCTTCGGCAGCTCCTACAAGGGGGGGCGGTGGGCTGTTGATACAGATTTTGAAATGATTTGCCGCTGTAGAAAATGTGCCCTGAGCCTGTACGCTCCAAGGCCATTTTTCATTCAGGATTTGCATGAACACCCTCTTGGAGCCTCCCAGTCGCATTTTCTCCTCGCGCCATGGCGCGGTCTTGACGCACTCGCAGTATCCGGTTTTCCGACTCCCGACTATCGTTGACAACGCGGCTTCAGAGCCTTCGCGTTGCACTTTGCCGTGCCCGGCAGCCTGAATTCACTGAAGAGAGATCGAGACATTTTATGGAATGGTTAGCGGATCCCACGGCCTGGTTAGGCCTGTTGACTCTGATCGTGCTGGAACTGGTGCTGGGTATCGACAACCTGGTGTTCATCGCCATCCTGGCAGACAAGCTGCCACCGCATCAGCGCGACCGTGCGCGGATCATCGGCTTGTCGCTGGCGCTGATTATGCGCCTGGGCCTGTTGGCGAGTATTTCCTGGCTGGTGACTCTCACACAGCCGTTGTTCGAGGTGTTCGACAAGAGCTTCTCCGGTCGTGACCTGATCATGCTGTTCGGTGGTGTGTTCCTGCTGTTCAAGGCGACGATGGAGTTGCACGAACGACTTGAGGGGCACGTCGGCCAGCGCTCGACCAATGCCGCTTACGCATTGTTCTGGCCGATCGTCGCGCAGATCGTGGTGCTCGACGCGGTGTTCTCTTTGGACGCGGTAATCACTGCAGTCGGTATGGTGGATGAACTGGCGGTGATGATGATCGCGGTGATCATTTCCATTGCTCTGATGATCGTGGCCAGCAAGCCGCTGACCCGCTTCGTCAATGCGCACCCGA harbors:
- a CDS encoding phospholipase D-like domain-containing protein, which codes for MRVLVANPQDDFRVKAYAGTNGVLLAMDLAEPRRKGLLGFAIEKQQGDKPWLFLFNSLTFPGKSHTFPQYHATPSDKAPLQKFRWADYAVNPGTTMHYRVHLAYGTADAPQLGESLELSITSDDGHPANQSVIFNRAVAASQAFQRKFPDLDAQISANKNMPIEAWPDAARLWLENGLLERLLGYIERAVDANWALDIAIYEYQLQAIIDAVNAAFARGVQVRVLYHAQPEDPDTTLNEANLAQLPAANKRGRVTHNIFHDKFIVLSRVDGAGQRQPQAVLCGSTNFTANGVYRQANVVHTLDDVMIAARYLQVFDEVWANPADVAATRSWITEHNPMDPTQALFAGFSPRSGGGDLREFVEIIEAARKDVLFVTAFTLPDAILNALLGKPHDDILRYGLQNTASRITGFHADRTAEFAATALLNTGLEGWLKENMKGQKGNLLVHTKAVVTDFTTDTPTIISGSHNLSTSASNGNDENYLIIRGDTDLADRYGLELLRFYEHYRFRYFAKKLELKQVSPLAVDDSWTHDYYVEGDLRQLSRLRFAGR